The genomic region TGATAGCTAACAGCATCTTAGGGGGCGACTTTGGTAGCTACATCAATATGAACCTGCGCGAAAAGCACGGCTACACCTACGGGGCAAGCAGCAGCTTTAATCCCAACAAGTGGACAAAGGGTGCTTTTGGCATTACCACCCAAGTGCGCAATGCCGTAACTGATAGTGCCGTAGTAGAGGTGCTGAAAGAAATCAAGCGCATACAGACAGATGACGTGAGCGATGAGAAGCTCGCACAAGCAAAGGCACAGTATTTGGGTCAGTTTATTATGGCAACCGAGAAACCACAGACCACCGCGCGCTATGCCATCAACATCAAGACACAAGGCTTGCCTGCAGACTTCTACAAGAACTATATCGCCAACATCAATGCCGTAACTAAGGAAGACGTGAAGCGCGTAGCCAATAAGTACTTTAAAGCGAATAACCTGCGCATCATTGTAGTGGGTAAAGGTGCAGAAGTAGCTAAATCCTTAGAACAAGTGCAGTTTGAGGGTAAGAAGATAGAGGTGAAGCAGTTTGATAAATACGGGGAGGCTCAGGGGCAGAAGAGATAGAGGGGTATGATTAAGTTGATAGTATCAGATATTGACGGCACTTTGGTTACTAATAGCAAAGAAGTGCCTGCGCGCTTTTGGAGTACTTATGAGCAGATGCGCGAGAAAGGGATAGTATTCTGCGCCGCTAGTGGTAGGCAAATACAAAGTTTACACCAGATTTTTGCTCCTATAAAAGAAGAAATCGCTTATGCGCCTGATAATGGAGCTTCACTGATTTACAAAGGAGAAACCCTCTATGAAAATCCGTTGACGCTTGCCTCAGTGATGCCTTTGCTGAAGGCTTGCGATGGAATTGAAGGCATTGGTGTTGCCCTCTGTTGTAAGGGGAATGCATATATAAAAAGTGATAGTGACTTTATTTTCCACGAGATTGCTCGCCATTATCCTGCGCACACTAAGGTAAATGACTTCTCAACAATACAGGATACTATTTTTAAGATTACTATCTGTGATGAGCGTATTTCACGGCTCAACTCATATCCACGGCTTAAAGATTTTTACCGCGAATTTAACATTGTAGTATCGGGTGAGATTTGGCTTGATATTACTAAAAGTGATGTGCACAAAGGCAATGCTATTCATTGTTTACAACGGGTATTGGGTATTTCACCTGAAGAAACAGTCGTCTTTGGAGATCACCTCAATGATGTTGAAATGATAACAGCTGCTCAGTATAGTTACGCGATGAAGAATGCCCAAGAGGAGCTAAAACAGTATGCAAATTTCGTTACAGAATACGATAACAATAATGAAGGAGTCGTCAGGGCTATCTTAAAGTTATTAGCAAACTAATCCTTTTTAATTCTCTTTTTGGGGTTTTTCTTCCTTTTTATTGCGATATCTTGTTTATAATCATTATTTATTACATTTGTAAAATATTTATAATTAAGTAGATGTAAAAATTCTTTTATTTTTTGATAAAAATACTTTCAGTTCTTTTTTAAAGATAAGAATATCTTTTGTAACTTTGCACCCAGATTAAAAATACTAAATATTCTTATATTTATGACAGCTAAGAAATTATGGATGTGGTTAGGGGCTACTGTTGGAGCTTCTTTCCTTGTTCTGATCTTCTACGGGGTAGAGATCTACACTAACATTCCGCCGTTCCCAGAGCGCATTGTTACTACTGATGGACAAGTGCTTTACGAAGGACAGGATATTAAGGATGGTCAGAACGTATGGCAATCAATGGGCGGGCAGACCGTCGGTAGTATTTGGGGTCACGGGGCTTATATTGCACCTGACTGGAATGCGGACTATTTGCATCGCGAATCGGAAATGCTCTTGGATGCGTATGCACGCGAGGATGGTAAGGTCTACAAAGATCTTTCAGAAGAAGAGCAAGCGAAGTATCAGGTAAGACTACGCAAAGAGCTTCGCACAAACACGTTTAATCAAGAGACAGGCGTAATAACCTTCTCTGCTGAGCGTGCTGAGGTAGCTAAACAACTGAGCGAGTACTACGCAAAGCTATTTATGGACGACCCTTCGATGCAGCAAACACGTGCTCACTATGCGATTCCTAAGAATGCTATCAAGGATAGGCATCGTATGGATCAGATGAGCGCTTTCTTTGCGTGGAGTACTTGGGTATGTAGCACTAATCGCCCTGGTGATCACGTCTCCTATACAAACAACTGGCCTTATGACCCCGTAGTGGGGAATGTGGCTTCTACTTCATTGCAGATGTGGTCGGGCTTTAGTGTGCTGATGTTGCTTTTTGCTGTAGGTATACTTGTGTACTATCACGCTTCGAATAATGAAGAGGAAGAGACAGAGCGTCCCCCAGTGGAAGACCCAATGCGTGGTATGAAGCCAACACCTTCAATGAAAGCGGTGCTTAAATACATCTGGATTGTGGCATTGCTCATCTTGGTGCAAATGCTCGCAGGGGTGATTACTGCCCACTATGGAGTAGAAGGAGAAGGCTTTTTTGGACTGCAGCTCGACCTTTTCTTACCACAAGCCATCTCGCGTAGCTGGCACGTACAGCTGGCGATCTTCTGGATTGCGACTTCGTGGTTAGCGACGGGTCTTTACATTGCTCCTGCGGTATCGGGACACGAGCCTAAATACCAAAAGTTAGGTGTAAATGTGCTCTTTGGGGCACTCCTCATTGTGGTGTTAGGTTCTTTGGCAGGACAATGGTTTGGTGTGATGCAGAAACTCGGTTTGGTTGAGAACTTCTACTTTGGTCACCAAGGATATGAGTATATTGAGCTAGGTCGTTTTTGGCAGATACTTTTATTAGTAGGGCTGTTCTTATGGCTCTTCCTTATGATACGTGCTTTATTACCAGCTTTGAAGCGCAAGGATGAAAATCGCCACCTTTTGTTGCTGTTCACTCTTGCTTCGATTGCCATTGCAGCATTCTACGGAGCAGGATTGATGTATGGACGCCAAACGCATATGGCGATTGCTGAATACTGGCGCTGGTGGGTAGTACACCTTTGGGTAGAAGGTTTCTTCGAGGTGTTTGCTACCGTAGTGGCTGCGTTCTTATTCTCGCGTATGGGCTTGTTGCGTATCAAAGCGGCAAGTACAGCAGTGCTTTTCTCAACTATTGTATTCTTGGCAGGAGGTATTTTAGGAACTTTCCACCACTTGTATTTTAGTGCTACCCCTACGGGAGTATTGGCATTGGGGGCAACTTTCAGTGCATTGGAGATTGTGCCATTGGTGCTTATTGGTTATGAGGCTTATCACAACTATAAACTCTCGAAGGCAGCTGAATGGGTACAGGCTTACAAATGGCCTATCTATTGCTTTATTGCGATGTGTTTTTGGAACTTCCTTGGTGCGGGGATCTTTGGTTTTGCTATCAATCCACCGATTGCGCTTTATTATGTACAGGGACTTAATACCACAGCGGTACACGGACACGCAGCTTTATTTGGAGTGTACGGTATCTTAGGTATAGGTTTGATAATGTTTGTATTGCGCGGTCTGTATCCAGATCGTCAATGGAATGATAAACTCATTAGTTGGGCATTCTGGCTCATCAATATCGGATTGTTGGTGATGTTAGTGGTGAGTCTTTTGCCAGTAGGTATAATGCAGGCAATAGAGGTATTCCAACACGGATACTGGTCAGCTCGTAGTGAGGAGTTTATGCAGCAGGATCATATGCAGATCATTCGTTGGTTGCGTATTCCTGGAGACTTATTGCTTGCCTTTGGTGAATTGCTATTAGTGTATTTCATTGTAGGTTTGCAAACAGGATGGTCGTTGAAGAAAAAGCGATAATGATTTAGCTAACTTATAGCTTTTAATAAGATAGAAGGCAGGAGGTACTTTGAGTACTTTCTGCCTTTTTTGTATTCCATTTGTTAAGATAGTGGGGATATACCTCTCTCTTATGTGTAGTTTTCTGTTGTGGTCAATATTTTTTTAAGATTTCTTTTGTACTGTATTTTCTAATTTAATATATTGAATTTCAATGTTATGAATTCCATTCGTAACTTGCTTTGTGTGTAGATATGAAAGAATTTGTTAAAAAATAACACAGTATACTACTTGCTATGTTAGGTATTTTATGTATCTTTGCGGCTTGAATAAAATAAGATAAGTAATTTATTTAAAGAGATGCAAAACAAAGGACTTGTTAAACTATTTGCATTATTGTTTGGGCTGGTGAGTATTTACCAGTTGTCATTCACGTATATTGCAGGTAGGGTGGAGAGTGATGCAAAGGCTTACGCAGATGCGAAAGTGCCTAGTTCACAAGCAGATTATATTGCTAAACGCGAAAAAGTAGAGTCGCAGTACTTAGACTCAATGTTGGGGCAAGATGTCTATAATATCGGGATTGCAAAATATACCTTTGCCGAGGTGAAAGAGAAGGAATTGAACCGTGGTTTGGACTTAAAAGGGGGTATCAACGTAATCTTGCAGATCTCAGTAAAGGATATCTTAAAGGGATTGGCAAATCAATCTAAGGATCCCATATTTAATAAATCGTTAGCTGAAGCAGATGAGCAGCTGAGGAAGACAGACCGCACCTACTTGGATTTGTTTTTTGAGGCTTACGCTAAAAATGGAGGCAAACTTGCCTCTCCAGAAGTATTTGCGAATAAAAACCTCAGTGATGAGATCAACTTTAAGATGAGTGATAGTCAGGTACGCCCGATTATCACACGTAAAGTTAATGAATCCATTGTTTCAGCTTTTGAGGTATTGCGCAAGCGTATTGACAAGTTTGGGGTAACACAACCTAATATCCAACGTTTAGGAAACTCAGGGCGTATCCTCATTGAGTTACCTGGTGCTAAGGATATTGCACGTGTAAAGGCACTATTACAAAGTACCGCTCAGTTAGAGTTTTGGGAAACCTTTAAGAATACGGAGGTACTCCCTTACTTGCAAGCCCTTAATGAGCAGTTGAAAACAAGTAAAGTTACTACAAAGGAGAAAGATACGCTTTCAGTAGCAGCTGCTGGAGAGCAAA from Capnocytophaga haemolytica harbors:
- a CDS encoding Cof-type HAD-IIB family hydrolase; translated protein: MIKLIVSDIDGTLVTNSKEVPARFWSTYEQMREKGIVFCAASGRQIQSLHQIFAPIKEEIAYAPDNGASLIYKGETLYENPLTLASVMPLLKACDGIEGIGVALCCKGNAYIKSDSDFIFHEIARHYPAHTKVNDFSTIQDTIFKITICDERISRLNSYPRLKDFYREFNIVVSGEIWLDITKSDVHKGNAIHCLQRVLGISPEETVVFGDHLNDVEMITAAQYSYAMKNAQEELKQYANFVTEYDNNNEGVVRAILKLLAN
- a CDS encoding nitric-oxide reductase large subunit; translation: MTAKKLWMWLGATVGASFLVLIFYGVEIYTNIPPFPERIVTTDGQVLYEGQDIKDGQNVWQSMGGQTVGSIWGHGAYIAPDWNADYLHRESEMLLDAYAREDGKVYKDLSEEEQAKYQVRLRKELRTNTFNQETGVITFSAERAEVAKQLSEYYAKLFMDDPSMQQTRAHYAIPKNAIKDRHRMDQMSAFFAWSTWVCSTNRPGDHVSYTNNWPYDPVVGNVASTSLQMWSGFSVLMLLFAVGILVYYHASNNEEEETERPPVEDPMRGMKPTPSMKAVLKYIWIVALLILVQMLAGVITAHYGVEGEGFFGLQLDLFLPQAISRSWHVQLAIFWIATSWLATGLYIAPAVSGHEPKYQKLGVNVLFGALLIVVLGSLAGQWFGVMQKLGLVENFYFGHQGYEYIELGRFWQILLLVGLFLWLFLMIRALLPALKRKDENRHLLLLFTLASIAIAAFYGAGLMYGRQTHMAIAEYWRWWVVHLWVEGFFEVFATVVAAFLFSRMGLLRIKAASTAVLFSTIVFLAGGILGTFHHLYFSATPTGVLALGATFSALEIVPLVLIGYEAYHNYKLSKAAEWVQAYKWPIYCFIAMCFWNFLGAGIFGFAINPPIALYYVQGLNTTAVHGHAALFGVYGILGIGLIMFVLRGLYPDRQWNDKLISWAFWLINIGLLVMLVVSLLPVGIMQAIEVFQHGYWSARSEEFMQQDHMQIIRWLRIPGDLLLAFGELLLVYFIVGLQTGWSLKKKR